In one window of Mercurialis annua linkage group LG4, ddMerAnnu1.2, whole genome shotgun sequence DNA:
- the LOC126679362 gene encoding chaperone protein dnaJ 11, chloroplastic produces MLSSSFSTLPRISITSPPPHRTTTFRPPFISNSTATAYKERPTSNSYTNTLQMARNPTSFYEVLGIQVGASNREIKSAYRRLARTLHPDVATLDRKDTSADEFMKIHSAYSTLSDPDKRALYDRKLVTRNNRPLTVRYSGSYHGRNWETDQCW; encoded by the coding sequence ATGCTTTCCTCTTCTTTTTCTACACTTCCAAGAATCTCCATCACTTCTCCTCCTCCTCACCGGACCACCACTTTCCGGCCACCGTTCATTTCAAACAGCACCGCCACTGCATACAAAGAAAGGCCAACTTCCAATTCTTACACAAATACTCTACAAATGGCGAGAAATCCAACGTCGTTTTATGAGGTTCTTGGGATTCAAGTTGGAGCATCAAACCGAGAAATCAAATCGGCGTACAGAAGATTAGCAAGAACTCTTCATCCCGATGTCGCCACGTTGGATCGGAAAGACACGTCAGCAGATGAGTTCATGAAGATTCACAGTGCATACTCTACCTTGTCGGATCCTGATAAAAGAGCTCTTTACGATCGGAAGCTGGTAACTAGAAACAATCGGCCGTTGACTGTTAGATATTCCGGCAGTTATCATGGCCGGAATTGGGAGACTGATCAGTGCTGGTAG